One window of the Megalops cyprinoides isolate fMegCyp1 chromosome 2, fMegCyp1.pri, whole genome shotgun sequence genome contains the following:
- the zgc:111976 gene encoding mediator of RNA polymerase II transcription subunit 1 — protein METIAAYKRQHFHCGDVRDNILVTELRSKFAERTWNETSQLVRRCMDKPKSDSTSNQLFLGCLERLHEALNVSSSAAMVSRLETIAKRRGLGSHLSPTETTCYLTSDMFYLEVMLLPGGGVEDVKVAHHGEAPASSKPLLKLLRSKQFEDFSMKLGCLSALYNIPGDNETKVKVYAALQHLEKDLMKISQLPRPLIHSNPHVDVILNGRIGKATPRKEGHPLSLEYYISPYDLLAENPSTGIVWSSGRVALVTAGASDSTHRLQRTSLIPKPPQINLQGLPVFSPMDEVTSEVLPACFFLKPQPPLPMLSSFIHKMHLITETAMCEADLQWLPFPELLMGTSLRESVCNASWEGDNAHFLVPLPDNQMHCYVLSWDSWGIAALKGALVHSIPFTHPIHVPMLLELLRHQTVFNTLLASCISPHQPHPGSESSLHCEVRAESESSFSVSFPLPDSSCLGVHSSMDDYISRVLKRCMSVPLTMRVICRRLAKREAMLSSAAAAPTVAAGNNDTPAALSCNEASECDGPVVELESAHHGPPSAVTSQNAAAAAADPSSVPMSPVCSYYVMSVPPAESDADANTEPRSNPYPGTLAGVFPSWSTSNPLSI, from the exons ATGGAGACAATCGCAGCATATAAAAGGCAACACTTCCACT GCGGCGACGTTCGTGACAATATCCTCGTGACTGAGCTACGTTCCAAATTTGCAGAGAGGACATGGAACGAGACAAGTCAACTTGTTCGAAGGTGCATG GACAAACCAAAAAGTGATTCCACATCAAATCAGCTGTTTTTGGGGTGTCTGGAGAGACTTCATGAAGCACTGAATG TGTCCTCCTCGGCTGCAATGGTGTCCAGATTAGAGACGATTGCCAAACGGAGAGG GCTGGGGTCACACTTGAGCCCCACAGAGACGACCTGCTACCTGACCTCGGACATGTTTTACCTGGAGGTGATGCTGCTGCCgggtgggggtgtggaggaTGTCAAGGTGGCCCATCATGGCGAGGCCCCTGCG tctaGCAAGCCACTTCTTAAACTTCTCAG ATCAAAACAATTTGAGGACTTTTCAATGAAACTGGGCTGCCTGTCCGCTCTCTACAACATACCTGGAGACAA TGAAACAAAGGTAAAGGTATATGCTGCTCTTCAGCACCTGGAGAAAGATCTTATGAAGATATCCCAGTTGCCCAG ACCACTAATACACAGCAATCCTCATGTGGATGTGATCCTTAATGGAAGAATTGGGAAAGCTACTCCACGGAAAGAAG GACATCCTCTGAGTCTTGAGTACTACATCAGCCCTTATGATCTACTGGCAGAGAATCCAAGTACAGGTATAGTTT GGAGCAGTGGGCGGGTGGCTCTGGTGACAGCGGGCGCCAGTGACTCCACACACAGGCTACAGAGAACATCCCTCATCCCTAAGCCCCCCCAGATCAACTTGCAAGG TCTCCCAGTGTTCAGTCCCATGGATGAGGTGACCAGTGAAGTCCTGCCCGCTTGTTTTTTCCTGAAGCCGCAACCACCTTTACCAATGCTGTCTTCCTTTATACACAAGATGCACCTCATCACTG AGACTGCCATGTGTGAGGCTGACCTGCAGTGGCTTCCCTTCCCTGAACTGTTGATGGGGACCAGTCTGAGAGAAAGCGTCTGCAATGCATCCTGGGAAGGGGACAATGCCCACTTCTTGGTG CCTCTTCCAGACAACCAGATGCATTGTTATGTGCTGTCTTGGGACTCATGGGGCATAGCAGCCCTGAAGGGGGCACTGGTGCACAGCATTCCCTTCACCCACCCCATCCATGTCCCCATGCTGTTGGAGCTGCTTAGACACCAGACTGTGTTCAACACCCTGCTGGCCAGCTGTATCAGCCCCCACCAGCCCCACCCAG GTTCAGAGTCTTCCCTACACTGTGAGGTCCGCGCAGAATCTGAGTCCAGCTTCTCTGTGTCTTTTCCCCTTCCTGACAGCAGCTGTCTTGGTGTGC ATTCCTCCATGGATGATTACATATCCCGAGTCCTGAAACG ATGCATGTCTGTTCCTCTGACCATGAGGGTGATCTGTAGGAGACTGGCTAAGAGGGAAGCCATGTTGTCATCAGCTGCAGCCGCTCCTACTGTAGCAGCTGGGAATAATGACACACCTGCTGCGCTCTCCTGCAATGAGGCATCTGAATGCGATGGCCCTGTTGTGGAGTTGGAGAGCGCTCACCATGGCCCTCCCTCTGCTGTCACCTcccagaatgctgctgctgctgctgcagacccCTCCTCTGTGCCCATGTCCCCTGTTTGCTCTTACTATGTTATGTCTGTACCCCCTGCTGAGAGTGATGCAGATGCCAATACAGAACCTCGTTCCAACCCTTATCCCGGTACTCTTGCTGGTGTTTTTCCATCCTGGTCAACTAGTAACCCCCTCAGCATCTAA
- the LOC118770434 gene encoding ras-related protein Ral-A — protein MAANKPKGQNSLALHKVIMVGSGGVGKSALTLQFMYDEFVEDYEPTKADSYRKKVVLDGEEVQIDILDTAGQEDYAAIRDNYFRSGEGFLCVFSITEQESFAATADFREQILRVKEDENVPFLLVGNKSDLEDRRQVGLEEAKARAEQWSVSYVETSAKTRANVDKVFFDLMREIRARKMEDSKEKNGKKKRKSLAKRIRERCCIL, from the exons atgGCAGCCAACAAGCCCAAGGGGCAGAACTCTCTGGCCCTGCACAAGGTGATCATGGTGGGGAGTGGAGGGGTGGGCAAATCCGCCCTCACTCTGCAGTTCATGTATGACGAG TTTGTAGAAGACTATGAACCCACAAAAGCAGACAGCTACAGGAAGAAGGTAGTTTTGGATGGGGAGGAGGTCCAGATTGACATCCTGGACACAGCTGGACAAGAGGACTATGCTGCCATCCGGGACAACTACTTCCGCAGCGGAGAGGGCTTCCTGTGTGTCTTCTCGATCACTGAGCAGGAGTCTTTCGCAGCCACCGCTGATTTCAG GGAGCAGATACTCAGAGTGAAGGAGGATGAGAATGTGCCTTTTCTCCTGGTGGGGAACAAGTCGGACCTGGAGGACCGGCGGCAGGTGGGCCTGGAGGAGGCCAAGGCCCGAGCCGAGCAATGGAGCGTCAGCTATGTGGAGACCTCCGCCAAGACCCGCGCCAATGTCGACAAG GTGTTCTTTGACCTGATGAGAGAAATAAGGGCACGGAAAATGGAGGACAGCaaggagaaaaatggaaaaaagaagcGGAAAAGCTTGGCGAAGAGAATTCGAGAGAGATGCTGCATTTTATAA